In Arachis hypogaea cultivar Tifrunner chromosome 2, arahy.Tifrunner.gnm2.J5K5, whole genome shotgun sequence, a genomic segment contains:
- the LOC112752809 gene encoding disease resistance protein Roq1, translating to MAHVSPSTSSSSFFYSYTYDVFLSFRGKDTRKGFTGSLYNALRQRGIHTFIDDEGLRVGEEITPSLLNVIDDSRIAIVVFSKDYASSSFCLKELVKILECADSKGRLVLPVFYDVDPSDVRYQNGSYGVALAKHEKRHNVEEWRKALSKAANLSGWHFKQGPDSEYEYVFINKIVEEVSNNLKRVPLHIADYPVGLQPRVQEVTKLLRIGVDDDKVKMVGIHGIGGIGKTTIACALYNSIADRFEASCFLSNVREKASKNGLVSLQESLLLELVGEDVKLGGVNHGIPIIKRRLNQKKVLLVLDDVDNLQQLRAIAGGTDWFGSGSRVIITTRDKHLLRSHIDVKVKSYGVKELNKEEALELLSWNAFKGNKVDPSYADLLNRAIRYANGLPLALTIIGSNLLGKSLDEWESALQNYEQRPNRSIQEMLTVSYEGLEDIQKEIFLDIACFFVGEKLEYVSNMLLHGRGFNPEYGIGVLIQKSLLMDKYGHAAMHDLVTEMGREIVRKESEVEPGNRSRLWFYEDIIHVLEEDMGSEKTEIMIIDLPEDEEVYWTGEEFKKMKNLKILKVTNAKFSTGPKHLPNTLRVLDWEGYPSPCLPPDFRPRKLSMMNLPNSSLKLDNPLKNFRSLSHMNFEGCETLVQLPDISGVPNLTELCLDDCTNLVEVHDSIGFLHKLRKLSVKGCTSLSTFPHSINLTSLETLSLWGCSNLRNFPEILGKMEFLEGVDLGSSAIEALPHSIQNLVGLRRLDLISCNWLSQLPSSIFLLPKLESLEAEYCKGCQILINYEGQENMGSIVSSKVKDLHFRSCNVSDELLPIYFTCFPNIEMLHLGANNFTTLPSCIKDCRFLTSVCLDNCKQLQHITALPPNIKTLSARNCISLTSHSTSMLLSQEIHEVGGTHFMFPGTNIPDWFDQHKEGASLSFWFRKKFPEIALCFVFGGLDKEPRKFEVKLHVFINGKPSFYSNEGNSFKMLTDHVFLFDLQKEVELPSYQLDQVVLENEWNHVEIHCLHSPTVLESSLDMAIVKWSGVHVYKQGNNMDDISFCNPQHRTYDLVARYPWIKEPVCTLK from the exons ATGGCACATGTTtcaccatcaacatcatcatcttcattctTCTACAGCTATACTTATGATGTTTTCCTAAGTTTCAGAGGTAAAGATACAAGAAAAGGCTTCACCGGAAGCCTCTACAATGCATTGCGTCAAAGGGGAATCCACACCTTCATTGATGATGAGGGCCTCAGAGTAGGGGAAGAGATAACCCCATCACTTCTAAATGTGATTGATGACTCTAGGATTGCCATTGTTGTGTTCTCAAAGGATTATGCTTCCTCAAGTTTTTGTCTCAAAGAACTTGTGAAGATCCTTGAGTGTGCGGATTCAAAGGGTCGCCTAGTTTTGCCTGTTTTCTATGATGTGGATCCTTCTGATGTGAGATATCAAAATGGCAGCTATGGAGTAGCGTTGGCTAAGCATGAAAAGAGGCACAATGTGGAAGAATGGAGAAAAGCTTTGAGTAAAGCTGCAAACTTGTCTGGTTGGCATTTCAAACAAGG GCCTGACTCTGAATATGAATATGTGTTTATCAACAAGATTGTTGAAGAAGTCTCCAATAATCTCAAACGAGTTCCTCTACACATTGCGGATTACCCTGTTGGGCTGCAACCTCGGGTTCAAGAAGTGACTAAACTTCTACGCATTGGGGTTGATGATGACAAGGTCAAGATGGTTGGCATTCATGGGATTGGTGGAATAGGCAAAACAACAATTGCTTGTGCTTTATATAACTCCATTGCTGATCGGTTTGAAGCTTCGTGCTTCCTGTCTAATgttagagaaaaagcaagcaagaaTGGTTTGGTATCACTGCAAGAGTCACTACTTCTTGAATTGGTTGGGGAGGATGTTAAGTTGGGAGGTGTGAATCATGGAATTCCAATTATAAAAAGGAGGCTCAACCAAAAGAAAGTGTTGCTGGTTCTTGATGATGTTGACAACTTGCAGCAGTTACGAGCTATAGCCGGAGGGACTGATTGGTTTGGTTCTGGTAGCAGAGTCATCATAACAACAAGGGATAAACATTTGCTACGTTCACATATAGATGTGAAAGTAAAATCATATGGGGTCAAGGAGTTAAATAAAGAAGAAGCTCTTGAACTGTTAAGTTGGAATGCTTTTAAAGGAAACAAAGTTGATCCAAGTTATGCAGACCTTTTGAATCGTGCTATACGCTATGCAAATGGGCTTCCATTGGCATTGACAATAATCGGTTCAAACTTGTTAGGGAAAAGCCTAGATGAATGGGAATCGGCATTGCAAAATTATGAACAAAGGCCAAACAGAAGTATTCAGGAAATGCTTACTGTCAGCTATGAAGGTTTGGAGGATATCCAGAAGGAAATTTTCCTTGACATTGCTTGTTTCTTTGTTGGTGAGAAGTTGGAATATGTGAGCAACATGTTGCTGCACGGCCGCGGCTTCAACCCCGAGTATGGTATAGGAGTTTTGATTCAGAAATCTCTCTTAATGGACAAATATGGTCATGCAGCAATGCATGACTTGGTAACAGAAATGGGGAGAGAAATTGTGAGGAAAGAATCAGAGGTAGAACCTGGCAACCGCAGTAGGCTATGGTTCTATGAAGATATTATTCATGTTTTAGAAGAAGACATG GGATCTGAGAAAACAGAAATCATGATCATAGATTTGCCTGAAGATGAAGAAGTGTATTGGACAGGAGAAGAATTTAAGAAGATGAAAAACCTCAAAATACTTAAAGTCACAAATGCAAAGTTCTCCACAGGTCCCAAGCATCTCCCAAATACCTTAAGAGTGCTCGATTGGGAAGGATATCCATCACCATGCTTACCACCGGATTTTCGTCCACGGAAACTCAGCATGATGAACTTGCCTAACAGTTCCCTCAAGTTGGATAATCCCCTGAAG AACTTTAGGAGTTTGAGTCACATGAATTTTGAAGGTTGTGAAACATTAGTACAACTACCTGACATATCTGGAGTCCCAAATTTGACAGAACTTTGCCTTGATGATTGCACAAATTTGGTTGAAGTCCATGATTCAATTGGATTTCTTCATAAACTCAGGAAGTTGAGTGTTAAAGGATGCACTAGCCTCAGCACATTTCCTCATAGCATCAACTTGACATCTCTTGAAACACTCTCTTTGTGGGGATGCTCAAATCTTAGAAACTTTCCAGAAATTTTAGGAAAGATGGAGTTTCTAGAAGGTGTTGATTTGGGATCAAGTGCGATTGAAGCGCTTCCTCATTCAATTCAAAATCTAGTAGGCCTTAGACGGCTCGACTTGATCAGTTGCAACTGGCTTAGTCAATTGCCAAGTAGCATTTTCTTGTTGCCGAAACTCGAGTCATTGGAAGCTGAATATTGTAAAGGGTGTCAAATATTAATCAATTATGAAGGACAAGAAAATATGGGCAGCATAGTCTCTTCAAAAGTGAAGGATCTTCACTTTAGATCTTGCAATGTATCCGATGAACTTCTTCCTATTTATTTCACTTGCTTTCCCAACATAGAAATGTTACATTTGGGCGCAAATAACTTCACAACCCTTCCTTCCTGCATCAAAGACTGTCGCTTTTTAACGAGCGTCTGCTTGGACAATTGCAAGCAACTTCAACACATCACAGCACTTCCACCAAACATCAAAACTTTATCAGCAAGGAACTGCATATCCTTGACTTCACACTCTACAAGCATGTTATTGAGTCAG GAAATACATGAAGTTGGGGGGACACACTTTATGTTTCCAGGAACAAATATTCCAGATTGGTTTGACCAACACAAGGAGGGAGCCTCACTGTCTTTCTGGTTTCGAAAGAAATTCCCAGAAATCGCGCTTTGTTTTGTTTTCGGAGGCTTGGACAAGGAACCTAGGAAATTTGAGGTCAAGCTCCATGTGTTCATCAATGGCAAGCCATCATTCTATTCCAATGAAGGCAACAGCTTCAAAATGCTGACGGATCACGTGTTCCTATTCGATCTGCAGAAGGAAGTGGAGCTTCCTTCTTACCAACTTGACCAAGTAGTTCTTGAAAATGAATGGAATCATGTTGAGATTCATTGTTTGCATAGTCCAACAGTATTAGAATCATCCCTTGATATGGCCATTGTGAAATGGAGTGGTGTTCATGTGTACAAGCAGGGAAATAACATGGATGATATTTCATTTTGTAATCCTCAACACAGAACATATGATTTGGTAGCTCGTTATCCGTGGATCAAGGAACCAGTTTGCACTCTCAAATGA
- the LOC112752841 gene encoding uncharacterized protein isoform X1: MFASVSDSTILVLRHCRFLLPRLTVFVSVTVTVTVNSPSPLLFSPSSSSYFPPTMNNKSRNPNTSSFSSYAHSSSSGGRGSSFDMRNDMERTRGRGSGRGGGGSSGKDKIDALGRLLTRILRHMASELNLDMRSDGYVKVNDLLKLNMKTFANIPLRSHNIDDVREAVRKDNKQRFSLIEENGELLIRANQGHTITTVETESLLKPILSAEEVPVCVHGTYRKNLDSILESGLKRMKRLHVHFSCGLPTDGEIISGMRRDVNALIFLDVRKALEEGMKLFISDNKVILTEGFDGVVPPKYFQKIESWPGRQSIPLQNNLS, translated from the exons ATGTTTGCTTCGGTGAGCGACAGCACTATCCTTGTTTTGCGCCACTGCCGCTTCTTACTTCCACGTCTCACCGTTTTCGTTTCCGTTACCGTTACCGTTACCGTTAACTCACCGTCTCCTCTCTTATTCTCTCCGTCTTCCTCCTCTTACTTTCCTCcaacaatgaacaacaaaagCAGAAACCCGAATacctcttccttctcctcctacGCTCACTCCTCTTCCag TGGTGGAAGAGGAAGTTCTTTTGATATGAGGAACGACATGGAAAGAACAAGAGGACGTGGCAGTGGCCGTGGTGGTGGTGGCAGCTCCGGGAAGGATAAAATTGACGCTCTTGGTAGGCTCCT GACGAGGATTTTGCGTCATATGGCATCTGAATTGAACTTAGATATGCGAAGTGATGGTTATGTCAAAgttaatgatctgctaaagctgaATATGAAGACATTTGCTAATATTCCATTAAGATCCCACAATATTGATGATGTTAGGGAG GCCGTTCGAAAGGATAATAAGCAGCGCTTCAGCCTTATAGAAGAGAATGGGGAGCTACTTATACGAGCTAACCAAGGCCATACAATAACG ACTGTTGAAACTGAAAGCTTGTTGAAACCAATCCTTTCAGCTGAAGAAGTTCCAG TTTGCGTGCACGGAACCTACAGAAAGAACTTGGATTCAATTCTAGAATCTGGCCTCAAGCGCATGAAGAGATTGCATGTTCATTTCTCTTGTGGTTTACCAACAGATGGAGAAATAATAAGCG GTATGAGGCGAGATGTAAATGCTCTGATCTTTTTAGATGTTAGAAAAGCATTGGAGG AAGGTATGAAGCTTTTCATTTCTGACAACAAGGTTATCTTGACAGAAGGTTTTGATGGAGTTGTACCCCCCAAGTATTTCCAAAAGATAGAATCGTGGCCCGGTAGACAATCTATTCCTCTCCAAAATAATTTGTCGTAG
- the LOC112752841 gene encoding uncharacterized protein isoform X2, with protein sequence MLLTDAIFGLLSGSGGRGSSFDMRNDMERTRGRGSGRGGGGSSGKDKIDALGRLLTRILRHMASELNLDMRSDGYVKVNDLLKLNMKTFANIPLRSHNIDDVREAVRKDNKQRFSLIEENGELLIRANQGHTITTVETESLLKPILSAEEVPVCVHGTYRKNLDSILESGLKRMKRLHVHFSCGLPTDGEIISGMRRDVNALIFLDVRKALEEGMKLFISDNKVILTEGFDGVVPPKYFQKIESWPGRQSIPLQNNLS encoded by the exons ATGCTTTTAACTGATGCCATTTTTGGGCTTTTGAGTGGCAGTGGTGGAAGAGGAAGTTCTTTTGATATGAGGAACGACATGGAAAGAACAAGAGGACGTGGCAGTGGCCGTGGTGGTGGTGGCAGCTCCGGGAAGGATAAAATTGACGCTCTTGGTAGGCTCCT GACGAGGATTTTGCGTCATATGGCATCTGAATTGAACTTAGATATGCGAAGTGATGGTTATGTCAAAgttaatgatctgctaaagctgaATATGAAGACATTTGCTAATATTCCATTAAGATCCCACAATATTGATGATGTTAGGGAG GCCGTTCGAAAGGATAATAAGCAGCGCTTCAGCCTTATAGAAGAGAATGGGGAGCTACTTATACGAGCTAACCAAGGCCATACAATAACG ACTGTTGAAACTGAAAGCTTGTTGAAACCAATCCTTTCAGCTGAAGAAGTTCCAG TTTGCGTGCACGGAACCTACAGAAAGAACTTGGATTCAATTCTAGAATCTGGCCTCAAGCGCATGAAGAGATTGCATGTTCATTTCTCTTGTGGTTTACCAACAGATGGAGAAATAATAAGCG GTATGAGGCGAGATGTAAATGCTCTGATCTTTTTAGATGTTAGAAAAGCATTGGAGG AAGGTATGAAGCTTTTCATTTCTGACAACAAGGTTATCTTGACAGAAGGTTTTGATGGAGTTGTACCCCCCAAGTATTTCCAAAAGATAGAATCGTGGCCCGGTAGACAATCTATTCCTCTCCAAAATAATTTGTCGTAG